A genomic window from Silene latifolia isolate original U9 population chromosome Y, ASM4854445v1, whole genome shotgun sequence includes:
- the LOC141629253 gene encoding uncharacterized protein LOC141629253, whose protein sequence is MRKDAVEFTKRFSIPSEIVCDNGSQFIRNKTEAFCARWNVSLQKSTPKNPQANGQAESSNKIIVENLKKKLEKMGGKWAEEMPLVLWGDRTTPKVATGQTPFILVFGAEAVIPSEFRVATHRYGCITEDRNHVEMASSLDTIDELRTNAQIRMTSHRQTVARSYNKNVKVRTLLVGDLVLRKVFQYTKNWRAGKFAYNWEGPYQVESIVGNRAYRLMTMEGQMVPRSWNIIHLKKYFI, encoded by the exons atgcgcaaagaCGCTGTAGAATTCACAAAAAG ATTTAGCATTCCATCTGagatagtatgtgataatgggtCCCAGTTTATTAGGAACAAAACAGAAGCATTTTGTGCCAGGTGGAATGTCTCGCTACAAAAGTCTACCCCCAAAAACCCCCAAGCCAATGGGCAGGCAGAATCTAGTAACAAAATCATTGTGGAAAACCTGAAAAAGAAGCTGGAGAAAATGGGAGGCAAATGGGCAGAGGAGATGCCTCTGGTCCTATGGGGTGATAGAACCACACCTAAGGTCGCAACAGGACAAACACCCTTCATCCTGGTATTTGGAGctgaagcagtcattccatccgAATTCAGGGTCGCAACCCACAGGTACGGATGCATAACAGAAGACCGAAACCATGTGGAAATGGCAAGCAGTCTAGACACAATAGACGAGCTCAGAACCAACGCCCAGATTAGGATGACCTCACACCGGCAGACAGTGGCCAGGAGCtataacaagaatgtaaaggTAAGAACCCTGCTggtaggagacctggtcctgAGAAAAGTCTTCCAGTATACGAAGAACTGGCGAGCAGGAAAATTCGCCTACAATTGGGAAGGACCGTACCAAGTGGAAAGTATAGTTGGAAATAGAGCATACCGACTCATGACTATGGAAGGGCAAATGgtccccagatcctggaacatcatCCACTTGAAAAAGTATTTCATCTAA